From Mobula hypostoma chromosome 8, sMobHyp1.1, whole genome shotgun sequence, the proteins below share one genomic window:
- the LOC134351001 gene encoding neurofilament light polypeptide-like: protein MSTASYESYFHAHRRRYGDSSVPRSYGTVQHFRSSYGGSMKPSYMTYSVPAFAIRKAHSAASSLMSSMDTFDLSQASVVSSEFKALRTQEKAQLQDLNDRFASFIEKVHELEQQNKVLEAELSLLRQKQGGPSRLKGIYEQELRDLRMALDDAKHERQAAQNERDHLEDALKNLQNRYEDEVLNREDAEGRLMEARKGSDDAALARAEVEKKIDSLMDEIAFLKKLHEEEIAELQAQIQYAQVTVEVDMAKPDLSSALREIRSQYEKVAAKNMQSAEDWYKSRFAMLSESVSKDNDATKQAKDEVAEYRRLVKAKTLEIDGVRGMNEALERQLQELDEKQGGEISALQDAISQLENELRTTKNEMGRYLKEYQDLLNVKMALDIEIAAYRKLLEGEETRINYANVGSVISSYAHTQSAPIFSRPSYSLQSSSYMLSSRPTIFSAYSGSQVEEEIIQQAQAFSEQMEPPADEAEEAEGEGEEEGGEEEGGEENGEEAEEKEEEEGGDEEGDEKEDEAQGESEEKEEEKEGESEEQEESKENGDADDEKSSTKDEEKK, encoded by the exons ATGAGCACCGCCAGCTACGAGTCCTACTTCCACGCTCACCGAAGGCGCTATGGGGACAGCTCCGTGCCCCGGTCCTACGGAACTGTCCAACATTTCAGGAGCAGCTACGGCGGGAGCATGAAACCTTCCTACATGACTTACTCGGTGCCGGCCTTTGCCATCAGGAAAGCCCATAGCGCCGCCTCTTCCTTAATGTCCTCGATGGATACCTTCGATCTCAGCCAGGCGAGCGTGGTGAGCAGCGAGTTCAAGGCGCTGAGGACCCAGGAGAAAGCCCAGCTCCAAGATCTCAACGACCGTTTCGCCAGCTTCATCGAGAAGGTGCATGAGCTGGAACAACAAAACAAGGTGCTGGAAGCCGAGCTCTCTCTCCTGCGCCAGAAACAGGGCGGGCCCTCCAGACTGAAGGGCATCTACGAGCAGGAACTGAGGGACCTGCGCATGGCTCTGGATGATGCCAAGCATGAGAGGCAGGCAGCTCAGAACGAGAGAGACCACTTGGAAGACGCCCTTAAGAACCTGCAAAACCGCTACGAGGACGAGGTGCTGAACCGGGAGGATGCCGAGGGCAGGCTGATGGAAGCGAGGAAGGGCTCGGATGATGCAGCGTTGGCGAGGGCTGAGGTGGAGAAGAAGATCGATAGCCTGATGGACGAGATCGCCTTCCTGAAAAAGCTCCATGAAGAGGAGATTGCCGAGCTCCAGGCTCAGATTCAGTACGCTCAGGTGACGGTGGAGGTGGACATGGCCAAGCCCGACCTGTCCTCCGCCCTGAGGGAGATCCGGAGCCAGTACGAGAAGGTGGCTGCGAAGAACATGCAATCGGCCGAAGACTGGTACAAGAGCCGCTTCGCCATGCTCAGCGAAAGCGTCTCCAAAGACAACGACGCCACCAAGCAGGCCAAGGACGAGGTGGCGGAATACCGGCGCCTTGTCAAAGCCAAGACCCTGGAGATCGACGGCGTGAGGGGGATGAACGAGGCACTGGAGAGGCAGCTGCAGGAGCTGGACGAGAAGCAAGGCGGGGAGATCAGCGCACTGCAG GACGCTATCAGCCAGCTAGAAAACGAGCTCAGGACCACCAAGAACGAGATGGGACGCTACCTGAAGGAGTACCAGGACCTTCTAAACGTGAAAATGGCCTTGGACATCGAGATCGCAGCCTACAG GAAGCTGCTGGAAGGCGAGGAGACACGGATCAACTATGCCAACGTTGGCAGTGTGATCAGCAGCTACGCCCACACTCAGAGCGCGCCCATCTTTAGCAGACCCAGCTACTCCCTGCAAAGCAGCTCCTACATGTTGTCCAGCAGACCCACAATCTTCAGTGCTTATTCCGGCAGTCAGGTTGAGGAAGAAATCATACAGCAAGCCCAGGCGTTCTCGGAGCAGATGGAACCTCCCGCAGATGAGGCTGAAGAAGCAGAAG GTGAAggtgaggaagagggaggagaagaggaaggTGGAGAAGAAAATGgtgaagaggcagaagaaaaagaagaagaagaaggtggtgatgaggaaggagacgagaaggaggatgaggctCAAGGTGagagtgaagagaaggaagaggagaaAGAAGGCGAGAGTGAAGAGCAGGAAGAAAGTAAAGAGAATGGAGATGCGGATGATGAGAAAAGTTCAACAAAGGATGAAGAAAAGAAGTAG